The genomic interval AAAAGGTCTAGCTTGCGTCGCAATCCCTTCTAAATGAGGTCTTCTTTCCTATGCAAAAAAAGAGAGAGAAAGAGAAAATGAAAGCTTTGTCGCAATCCCTTCAGCCCAGCAAAGCTGGAGTGAAAGATAAAGTGAAAGTGAAATAAAGTCCATTGCTCCCTTTCACTTTATCTTTGGCTCCGCCGTAGGCGGGCCGTCGCAATCCCTTCTAAATGAGGTCTTCTTTCCTATGACTTACCACTTTTTCGGAAACGGCTGGGGTAACAAGTCGCAATCCCTTCTAAATGAGGTCTTCTTTCCTATAGCACCCCCTGAAATTATCCCTATATTTCAATATGTTACAAAGAGGGTTGTTGACATTTTCTGTCACTGCTATAGTAAGTGAAAAAATATTTCTAAAATGTTTTAGGATCACAGTTGTCAAAGAACTTAATCAAGAATATCATATATTTTTCTGAATGAGAAATTAATTTTAATTATAGGTCTTATAAATAAGACAAATTAATCAAGAAATATATTAACACCTTCGGGTAGTCTGTCGCCGCAACCCAAGACTCGGGTTTTTGGGCTGAAGGGCAATGCCAAGGGTATGGGTTCTGCTTCTACCATCCAACTGGAAGATATGGATCCTGTCGTCAGCATCATATATCATCCTTCTGAGATTACTTACAACAAACTTTAACTCTCCATCTGTGAGAAAACACTCATACACAGATTTCTGACCCCCTGTGCTATAACCCTTCAGGAAATACCTCACCCTGTTAAGCCTTTTGGGCTCTCTAATGTCATAGGCTATTATGTATAAAGTCCTGTTCATAAGAATAATATAGAAAAAGTCAGGAAGGATTTCAGCAAAAAAAATGTTTCAGAAATATTTCTTTTAACCGCAGACTATCTCGTATCTTCCAAGGCCAAAGCTCGTGCCCTTGCCTGCATGAAGGACCTCCCCTACCTCAATAACAGGAAGGAATGGCTCAATGTTTCCATGATAGGTTATCTCACCAACGAGACCTCCGAGCTTCATCCTTGTGTCCTGCCGTGATGAATACCTCTCCCAGTCAAGCCACCTTAAGGAAGATGACCGAATCTCCACTCTTTCAGCATGGCTTATAATTGACCTGTGATCCCACTCTGGCTTGCGATTTCCACAATGAAAGTAGTAAAGCAATCCGAGCCTTCTTAAGAGAGCTCTTACAAGGATATGAAACTCAGGCTTTACAACGAGGTCACGATTGTATTTGAGCCTGAGAGGTGTTATAAAGCGAAGGGTGAGTGAATCCAGATTTTCAGAGGGTCTGAATTCTGAGAACTCAATTATATCTGAATTGGTCTGTCTGATTGTCTTATTCAGAGCAGAATATACAGGCCTTTCTTCCGTGCTCCATCTTCCATTGTCCTTTTTCCATTTTTTTACTTCAATGAGCCTGTATCTGCCCCTTCCCTTGCCTATGCCGAATCTGCCAAGTTCATCAAAGGTATAAATAAAATAGGGTAGATACTCTGTAGCCCTCCCAATTAGAATAAGGTTGAAACTGATAACCTCACCTGGTTTGATGCATAAGGCTTTAGGCTGAAGGCTTAAGGCTGAAGGTTGAGAATTTAGGGTAGTGTTTTTTCCTTCGGTCTTTAGCCTAATAGGGTCTTCAGCATTTATCTCTGGTGGTTCTATCACAAAGGGGTGTGGCACCTTTTCATACTTATGCATGTTCATTATCTCTGTGCCTTCCTGAGGGGAAGTCTCAAAGACATAGGCATAGATACACCGGGATTTGAGCATGCAGTCTGTGCAGTCTTGTCTTTTTAAGGCACAGACAATCCTCCTGAAGGCATTGCCAAAACCACCCCTGAAGGTAGAGCCCTTGTAATAGGGAAGGTGGATCTCTTCAATTGTCTCAATGGCTAATGAGAATTTTTGATAGGAGATCTGCATACTATTCTTTGCCCCTGAATTCTAAAGCTTTTCCTTTACAATAGATATGGATACTTCAGTGAGAAACTTTTTATCTCCTCTGATGGCACTGGATTTATCCATTTTATCTCTGTATCAAGGAGGCTATAGTCAAACTCTCCAAGTATCTTTGCTACATAAAGCGGAGGGATGCCTGCCGCCTTGCTGTAAATATCAATTAATGCCTGTTTGAGACTCACTCTGTCAGCCATTGTCTTAGATTCTCCTTGAGTGTTGCTATATTTTTACCATCTACTAAATCAACCTTCAGGATTTTAGATCGTTCCCTAACAGCAGGGTCGTTGACCTGCCTTGCAGATACAAGCATCCTTCTGCCAAAAAGTCCCAAAGCCCTGTCACTTAATGAAACCAGCTCATATAGAAATTCCTTGCCCACTCCTTCCTCGCCCCCTTCTTCTTTTCTATCAGGATTAGCAGTTTTACAGGATATGTAAAATAATCTATTCTTCTTTGATAACATTACATCAAACTCATTCTTGGGATGATACTGTCCTCTGGTAATCCATTTACCTTTAACATTAAGTTTAATATCATCAGGATTCAGGGACTTTGCAATCATATACACATATTCTTCAAACCAGAAGCCTTTAAGATACATGAGGCTGTTATGACTATGAATTTCTATTTTACTTCCATCCTTCTGCTTAACTCCCTTTAGCAGACCAAACAGCTTAAATAGTTTTTCATCCTTCGGTAATTTAACAGAAACAGGCAGAGGTGATTTTTCATTATATTTATGTAGTGCGTTGTTTATAGCAGGTATTATGTGCTGTCTGGATGTCACAGTGTTTGCAAGATAATCTGTAAGTTCTTTTCTTTCATAAATATAACTGTCATCTTTAACATAGGTATCAATCTGAAAGCCATATACTGCAAGATAATCGGCTATCGAGATATTCACTTCAATGGGCATTTCTTTTTGTTCATTCTCAGGATAAAGTTGTAATATCTTATTATCTTTTGTATCAACATAAAATATCATCTTCCCGCTTGTATAAAATACCTGAAATGTTCCGAGTGTACCAATCTTTGTGCCACCTGTAATATTAAGACTTACCTCACAATCTCCGCATTTATTTATCAAAGACTCGCTTACTTTTATGACATTGTTGATGTCATAGGCATCAATCAATTCGGCTTCAACATCATATTGTTTCTTTTTGAGAACTTCTGCAAGAAATCTCGCTTTTTCTTCCATCTCTTTAGTCTTCAGTAAAACAACCCTGTCTGGTTTAAACTGTAAAACTGTGGTTAAATTCGGAATGGGTTGCTCAGACACTAAACACACATGCACATGGCTCATGGTTTCTCCTTTCTTGACACCCTTTACTGTAAGGCACATAATAAAAGCATATAAAGGAGGTGTATGATATGCGTGTAACATTAAACATACCTGATGACCTCATTTCTGAAGTTCAGAAGGCTACAGACGAGAAATCCAGGACAAAGGCTATAATTAAAGCAATGGAAGAGTTTATACGACATAAAAAGATAAAAGAACTTATATCTCTCAGAGGTAAGGTAAAGATTGACCACAACCTTTCTATTTTTACCCTTGATAAACATTTTCAACAGATTCCAGGATTGAAGCTTTTTTGCATATCATAATCTCATATCCCTATCAATTATTGGTTTAAAAGGCTTTGGTTTATGGTTCATGAATTCATTGAATTGGGTTAAGAATTCAATCAATCGGTCAAGGTCTATATTTCCATCTATCATAACAGGATTATGCCGATGGTTTGATATATATCGCATATCTTCACGCATGGAAGTTGATGAAGCAAGTTTCAATAGCTCTGCTTTTTCCTGGTTACTGAGTTTCGCCATACTTCTCCTTTAGATTCTCAAATATATCATTCAGCCCGAATAATTTAAAATATTCTTCAATCAAAGACCAGTCAAGAGTGGGGCTGTAAGTTATAAGAAGTGATTCTATATCAGCCAGGTCAACAATTGTCCGCTCTTTGTTATTTGCAATAGCCTGCACTTTTAACCCGATCAGGTCTTCAACTTTCAGGACCTTTACAGAGATTGTTTCACCAAATATTTTTTTGTCTTCTGCTCTTTGAAGCATGCTGAGAGAATGTGTTCTGAAGGCATGGAGAAAATCAACCTCTCCAAACACCTGTAAGGGTGATACATACTGTGACACATTTTCTGTTTTGTATTTGCATTCGTAGCCGAGACTCTGCATGATTGCATCGACCTTATCCATATCATCGCGAAGAACAAGGAAATCAATGTCCACAGTTGCTCTTGGAACACCCCATGCACCCATGGCAAAACCTCCCATAAGGGCATAATGAATATCCTTCTCTTTAAAAGCTGTTAAAAGTTGTTTTAAAACAACCTTAAAATCCACTCACTGCACCCCAATCACTGCCCAGCCAAAGGGAACTGGCATATTGTTTTTTAACCATACCCTTCTTGATTTTGGTGCAATGTCATTGTCTCTGTTCAGCCCTGCATAATTACGAATCTTTTTTCTTAAATCTTCATTAAGAAGCATTATAATAGTTGTGAAGACCATTCCTGAGCCAAAGCCTATCCTAAAATTGGGGGTGTTATTTTTATACCAGTTTTCTAAATCATTTCCCCGTGAAAAGTCTTTTTCAAAATTAAGTGCATCGCTTGCCCAGTTGTTCACATCATTAAAAACAGCACTTAGACTATCAGGAAGATTAATGCTTTCATTATATCTCTTAAAATCATCAAGGAGTCTTTTATCCCACGCCACCTCAAATTCAAAGACCGTATTTTCTGGTATGCACTCAATCCAGATAGTTGTATTCTGCCCTGAATCTTCTTTTTTATATGTCCATGTATTTTCTTTCTTGAGGATATTTGCAGGGATAAGAACAGTTTCAATATTGTTTGATGTATAGGCATCAGAGACATGAAGCATCCTGAGCCAGTCAGTATTAGGGCATCGTGTCTTCATTTGCTGGTTATCCCTTTGTTTTCTTTCTAATATAAAACCCTCAAGCCATCTCTTATTTGCCCACTGAAAGAGCTCCTTTTTGTTTTTCTTTCTGTAATCAGCATCAATATCCTGTGATATTCGGGCTTCTATAACCCTTTGGAATTCACTATCGTTGTTTTGTTTGAACCTTTTTAAAATATTATATAACAATGCTGTTCTTATAACCCCCTTAATTGATGTGCCGGGGATGTAAGGTAAACCAAAGCCATCCCTTATGAATGGCTTGAAGTCCTGCATCCTTGATGCGTCTGCCATGACCTTTATCTTCCTCTTATTTGACAGGTTCTCTAAATCTGATGCGTTTAAAGTAACTGCTTTGTTTTTGAAAAAATCTGCAAGATTGAATCTGCTCCCATCTCTTTCAACAGAAGAGACATAGTGAGAGACAAGATTTTTCTTCTGTAGAAATCCTGATAACCTATCCTCAGAAATAGGGTATATGTATTGTCCCTGATGTATAAATTCAAAGCGGGTTATCCTCTGATCAACACTCCCGATGTGAATTGGAGATTTTGTAGTCAATTTTATTCTTTTAGTCTCATATACACTCATTTTATTACCTCGGTAATGGCGCTGTAAAGGCATAGCCGTAACGATAAACCCTGTGAGATAAGGTATCAGGAGGTGGATTATCAGGAGTTATATCAACCAGACATCCCTTTAAAGGACCTTTTGAAACACTACCTTCAGTGATAAATCCCACAGATTTTCTTTTCAAGGTGAGTGCCTTTCTGCCTGTGGTAATCCAGCCCTTTTTTCTGATTATGTCATAAGATAAAAGGTTATTTCTCAGATTTTGTCGTTCGTCCTGTGCTGGATGATACAGGGACAGAATGGTGTATTTGTCAGTATTTGTATGCAATATCATATTGAAAGTACTATCTACAGGCTCAAAAGACTCTATTTTAAATGTACCACATCCATAAGTCCTCTCTCCGCCAATACCAGTCTGACCGAGAAGGTAGAGTATATTTTTAAATTTTTCAATAAAGCCTTTATCACTGAAAGCCACAAGACCGTATAACCCCGCGTTCTTTTTAAAATAAATATATCCACAATGATAAATAGAGCTTTGCTGAGTTATTCTGTCAAGAACTACCCTTGGCCTGATTTCTCTGACAAAGGCATCTGTGTATAAAGATTGTTTTTGTTGCATATTGCTAATATCTTTATCTGTCAAATTACTCTGACTGTGCCAGTTCAAGAAATCACTTATTTCAAGCCACTTGAGTTTTTTTAGTTCCTTGCCTTTTAACCTTTTGGTATCTTCAGAGATAAATGTGTCATCCATTGGTTTTGGAAGAAAATATAAGCCTTTATGATAAACAAACAGGGATGTGAAAATAAAAGGTGGATTATTGATAAATTTCTCGATCAAGTCCTCTGCCTCATTTCTTTCATAATATATGCTTATTGTATTCATTAATGCAGAAAAGAGAGTGTCAGAGCTTACAGTTTCCTGAACATTCTCAAGGTCTATGCCCGTGTCACCAAAATGTACTGGTCCTCTAAAACGCAACTTAAAGAGATAAACTTCCATTTTTATGCTCCTGATGATTTGCCCCGAAATGTCGTAATCAGACTACTAAGCTCCTTCAGGCTCTTTATCTCAACGGCGATTATGGTATCTGATTTAAGAGACTCTACAGGGATTCCTTTGATGCATTCAATTACAATATCAACCTTTCCATATCCCCTTGAGCCATGGCCGCCGAGGCTATCAAGTGTAATGAGATCAATGGCAAGAGCAAGGTTTTTAAGGTCTTCTTCAACTGTGTGAAGATCTTCCACATTATAAATCAACTCAAAATCAAACTCTGCACCCCTTGGCACACGCTCAAGCTGACGGGGGTTAGCAGCAGATGTGACCCTGTCTATGGCGTTTTCAAATTTCCATTCTGTGTATTGAAGACCTGTGTCAATGTCTGAAAGTTTCTCAACGCTATCGCCTGTAAGATAGGCGTCTCTTACTGCAAGTCTTGCCGGGAAATTCTTTCCACCATTATGTCCTGTGGAGCCAAAGATACGGCATATTGGGCATTGTAATGCATCTTCTGCGCTGTCGCAGACATGAATCCAGATCTCATTGTTTCTTGTGCCTATATTTCGCCTTTTTGTCGTGCCAGCAATGCCCAACTCTACAGATAGTGCCCTTTCAAGAAGCGACCTCATCTTGCCCTTGAGAGAGCTACCCGGGATATAGGGCTGACGGGTAACCGGGTCCCTTACAACAGGTGAATCAATAGCGCCAATCTCCATATTCTCCTTTGAGGCACCGATGTGAAGACCTGTAAGACATTTAATCTTGCCATTTATCTGAACTTTGCCGAGTATGTTTTTATCCATTTTAATCACCTCCGCCATAATATTTATGATACGCAACAATGCCTTCAATTAAGGCGAGTAGTTTTTTAAAACTCTCATATGAATCCTTTGCTGCGTCTATCGCAGGGTCTAAAACCTCCATCAAAGGTTTTACAGTTCTTTCCTGTCTTCCCGCAGCATAGGCAAGCTTGGGCTTAAGCAGAATAACGGTATCTTTGTTAAATGACTTGCCCCTGTTAAACTGAGTGTCAATTTTCCTGATGCCATCTAAGAATTTTCTAATCTGGGTCGTCTTTAATCCGATATTTTTTAGATGCGCTCCAATTCTATCAGCAATCGAAACAATCTCCTCTGCTGGCATAGCTTTGAGTTGCTGATATCTTTTAATTTTTTCTTTCATCTCAGCCACTGGAGACTGCTGCGTTTGCTGTTGCCCCTGTTGGTGTCTATGGTGTTGTCTATATTCAGGCATTTTCCCGCCCTCCTTTCCTCATAAGCATCAATGTTATTAAGGTGGCAATCTCTGTGACCTTCCATTCCTGTTCATTAGATGTCATGATGACCTCCTTTATCTTTAAGATATCTTCAGGTTTCCCTTTTGCCCTTGATATAAGATAGGCTGCCTTTGGCAGCACAAGGACTTTATCATTTCTAAATCTCCTTGCAAGGGCAAGGAGTCTGTAGAAAAAGGTCTTTGGAAGGCTATTTCCTTTAATAGAAAGATGGTCTTTTTCAACTTTAAGAAAATTCTTAAAAAGCCTTATCCTCTCAATCACCTTTTCAAAGATAACCCATTTAAGAGATTCATCAGTAAAGATACCAATTGCATTTTTGCCACCTGACTTTGCCCTTTCTTCTGACTCCTGAGCATCCCTTGCAAACTGATAGACTGGATAATTCTCATGATTTATAGCTATACCACCAGAGATGGTTATAAAACTATTGCCAGTGTATTTCTCAAAATATCTCTTTATGTCATAAGAAGCCTCAAGGACATCAAGCCAGTGGCCGATAATGAAAAGGTCATCACCACCTGAATAAACAACTGAAAGTCTCCTCCCTGTCTGTTTCATATCCCTTCCAACAATATCATATGAGTCAATATCCTTACCTTCTACAATATCATTTAAATGATATTTAAAAAACTGATTAAGCCCCTTGGAGATAGAAGCCATACGGGAAAAGGTTCTGTCCTCCTCAGGGACTGCTTCCGCAAATATCTTTCCAAGGTTATCAACATCCATTCTTAAAACAGCAATCCTGTTCATACCGTAAACATTAAAGGCATCTGAAAGCTCTTTTAAATCTTCATGCTGATAGATGCCAGTAGGAATATATATGGTGTTATCATGGGAGTAATGCTTCGCATTCAGGTCGTTTATTCTATAGACAGCCTTTGCCTCTTTATGAAGGTCTTTATCCCATCCATATTTTATCTGATAATACCAGTCTCCTATCTTTATAGAATCACCTTCTGGCTTATCTGGCAATTTGTATATTACAGGGTGGTTTGACTTTGAAACCTTAATTAGCTCGGTTCCTAATGCATACTGATTATAACAGGGCTCACAGAGTTTAATAATATCATCAACCATCTTCAAGTCTTTAAGAGGCAGATCCTCTCTAAAGCAGACCGCACAGTAAGTTGTATCACAATCCCTGTGCTGGCATTCAACTTTTAATACATCAAAGAGCCTGTCTTCCCATTTTTTCTTTTTAAGAGCTTCAAGTTTCCGTGATAGCCCCTGCCAGACAGGAACCGCATTTTTTAATCCCTCTTTACTAAATGGCACATAATCAATGTGAAGCTGAAAACTTCCTTTAAACTCATCAAACAGGAAATCATTTATCTTCTTTCTAACTTTGTCAATAGCCTCTAATGCTGATTTTGTGTTGTATGAGAGGATGTAGAAATGCCCCCCACCTAAGAAGATTATATTGCAACGCGTAAGTTGAAGTGCCTCAATCAATTCAGAAACCACATGCTCTGAAAGCAACTCAAGATAAAAAGACCTGCCCT from Dissulfurispira thermophila carries:
- the cas2 gene encoding CRISPR-associated endonuclease Cas2 produces the protein MNRTLYIIAYDIREPKRLNRVRYFLKGYSTGGQKSVYECFLTDGELKFVVSNLRRMIYDADDRIHIFQLDGRSRTHTLGIALQPKNPSLGLRRQTTRRC
- the cas6 gene encoding CRISPR system precrRNA processing endoribonuclease RAMP protein Cas6, whose protein sequence is MQISYQKFSLAIETIEEIHLPYYKGSTFRGGFGNAFRRIVCALKRQDCTDCMLKSRCIYAYVFETSPQEGTEIMNMHKYEKVPHPFVIEPPEINAEDPIRLKTEGKNTTLNSQPSALSLQPKALCIKPGEVISFNLILIGRATEYLPYFIYTFDELGRFGIGKGRGRYRLIEVKKWKKDNGRWSTEERPVYSALNKTIRQTNSDIIEFSEFRPSENLDSLTLRFITPLRLKYNRDLVVKPEFHILVRALLRRLGLLYYFHCGNRKPEWDHRSIISHAERVEIRSSSLRWLDWERYSSRQDTRMKLGGLVGEITYHGNIEPFLPVIEVGEVLHAGKGTSFGLGRYEIVCG
- a CDS encoding Card1-like endonuclease domain-containing protein; the protein is MSHVHVCLVSEQPIPNLTTVLQFKPDRVVLLKTKEMEEKARFLAEVLKKKQYDVEAELIDAYDINNVIKVSESLINKCGDCEVSLNITGGTKIGTLGTFQVFYTSGKMIFYVDTKDNKILQLYPENEQKEMPIEVNISIADYLAVYGFQIDTYVKDDSYIYERKELTDYLANTVTSRQHIIPAINNALHKYNEKSPLPVSVKLPKDEKLFKLFGLLKGVKQKDGSKIEIHSHNSLMYLKGFWFEEYVYMIAKSLNPDDIKLNVKGKWITRGQYHPKNEFDVMLSKKNRLFYISCKTANPDRKEEGGEEGVGKEFLYELVSLSDRALGLFGRRMLVSARQVNDPAVRERSKILKVDLVDGKNIATLKENLRQWLTE
- a CDS encoding type II toxin-antitoxin system VapB family antitoxin, which produces MRVTLNIPDDLISEVQKATDEKSRTKAIIKAMEEFIRHKKIKELISLRGKVKIDHNLSIFTLDKHFQQIPGLKLFCIS
- a CDS encoding nucleotidyl transferase AbiEii/AbiGii toxin family protein, with product MDFKVVLKQLLTAFKEKDIHYALMGGFAMGAWGVPRATVDIDFLVLRDDMDKVDAIMQSLGYECKYKTENVSQYVSPLQVFGEVDFLHAFRTHSLSMLQRAEDKKIFGETISVKVLKVEDLIGLKVQAIANNKERTIVDLADIESLLITYSPTLDWSLIEEYFKLFGLNDIFENLKEKYGETQ
- the csm5 gene encoding type III-A CRISPR-associated RAMP protein Csm5, whose translation is MSVYETKRIKLTTKSPIHIGSVDQRITRFEFIHQGQYIYPISEDRLSGFLQKKNLVSHYVSSVERDGSRFNLADFFKNKAVTLNASDLENLSNKRKIKVMADASRMQDFKPFIRDGFGLPYIPGTSIKGVIRTALLYNILKRFKQNNDSEFQRVIEARISQDIDADYRKKNKKELFQWANKRWLEGFILERKQRDNQQMKTRCPNTDWLRMLHVSDAYTSNNIETVLIPANILKKENTWTYKKEDSGQNTTIWIECIPENTVFEFEVAWDKRLLDDFKRYNESINLPDSLSAVFNDVNNWASDALNFEKDFSRGNDLENWYKNNTPNFRIGFGSGMVFTTIIMLLNEDLRKKIRNYAGLNRDNDIAPKSRRVWLKNNMPVPFGWAVIGVQ
- the csm4 gene encoding type III-A CRISPR-associated RAMP protein Csm4, whose translation is MEVYLFKLRFRGPVHFGDTGIDLENVQETVSSDTLFSALMNTISIYYERNEAEDLIEKFINNPPFIFTSLFVYHKGLYFLPKPMDDTFISEDTKRLKGKELKKLKWLEISDFLNWHSQSNLTDKDISNMQQKQSLYTDAFVREIRPRVVLDRITQQSSIYHCGYIYFKKNAGLYGLVAFSDKGFIEKFKNILYLLGQTGIGGERTYGCGTFKIESFEPVDSTFNMILHTNTDKYTILSLYHPAQDERQNLRNNLLSYDIIRKKGWITTGRKALTLKRKSVGFITEGSVSKGPLKGCLVDITPDNPPPDTLSHRVYRYGYAFTAPLPR
- the csm3 gene encoding type III-A CRISPR-associated RAMP protein Csm3, producing the protein MDKNILGKVQINGKIKCLTGLHIGASKENMEIGAIDSPVVRDPVTRQPYIPGSSLKGKMRSLLERALSVELGIAGTTKRRNIGTRNNEIWIHVCDSAEDALQCPICRIFGSTGHNGGKNFPARLAVRDAYLTGDSVEKLSDIDTGLQYTEWKFENAIDRVTSAANPRQLERVPRGAEFDFELIYNVEDLHTVEEDLKNLALAIDLITLDSLGGHGSRGYGKVDIVIECIKGIPVESLKSDTIIAVEIKSLKELSSLITTFRGKSSGA
- the csm2 gene encoding type III-A CRISPR-associated protein Csm2 — translated: MPEYRQHHRHQQGQQQTQQSPVAEMKEKIKRYQQLKAMPAEEIVSIADRIGAHLKNIGLKTTQIRKFLDGIRKIDTQFNRGKSFNKDTVILLKPKLAYAAGRQERTVKPLMEVLDPAIDAAKDSYESFKKLLALIEGIVAYHKYYGGGD
- the cas10 gene encoding type III-A CRISPR-associated protein Cas10/Csm1; protein product: MENFNSIVKGALIHDIGKLIQRAQPNPSDKKHGQWGYDWLQESKFFEEDALSIRATITHHKDDEDVFTSNYGLIWYESDNLASFERKQEEDNEKGRWDMFTPLASPFFKVRNPNNLTEYAEISYLPVKKSEGVESVSFNKPDITSKDYESIIKGLKNDLELARGYRPYSINLLLMLFEKHLSNVPSITREVMRGREEQLQKHPDISLFNHSKLTAAIAGSMYHFYRETYPDKWNNELLKDEILKPSPDQKPYLLIGGDISGVQRFIYTISSKGALRSLKGRSFYLELLSEHVVSELIEALQLTRCNIIFLGGGHFYILSYNTKSALEAIDKVRKKINDFLFDEFKGSFQLHIDYVPFSKEGLKNAVPVWQGLSRKLEALKKKKWEDRLFDVLKVECQHRDCDTTYCAVCFREDLPLKDLKMVDDIIKLCEPCYNQYALGTELIKVSKSNHPVIYKLPDKPEGDSIKIGDWYYQIKYGWDKDLHKEAKAVYRINDLNAKHYSHDNTIYIPTGIYQHEDLKELSDAFNVYGMNRIAVLRMDVDNLGKIFAEAVPEEDRTFSRMASISKGLNQFFKYHLNDIVEGKDIDSYDIVGRDMKQTGRRLSVVYSGGDDLFIIGHWLDVLEASYDIKRYFEKYTGNSFITISGGIAINHENYPVYQFARDAQESEERAKSGGKNAIGIFTDESLKWVIFEKVIERIRLFKNFLKVEKDHLSIKGNSLPKTFFYRLLALARRFRNDKVLVLPKAAYLISRAKGKPEDILKIKEVIMTSNEQEWKVTEIATLITLMLMRKGGRENA